The segment TCAAAATCTTTATCATTTACGGACGATGTTAAGAGAAATCCACTTACAAAAAACAATAAAATTACTTTTGTCCACTTATTTTTGAAGAGTATCATTGCTTTGATTTTTTTGCTTTCTTTTAAAAACTTTATCGGGGACTGGATCATATCCTCCCTTGTTCCAAGGATTACATCTTAATATTCTCCACACTGACAAATATAATCCAAGGAATGGTCCATGTTTTTCCAAAGCCTCTACAG is part of the Bacteroidales bacterium genome and harbors:
- the yidD gene encoding membrane protein insertion efficiency factor YidD produces the protein MKKLLSKPLVFLIRLYQIFLSPILPNSCRFLPTCSHYAVEALEKHGPFLGLYLSVWRILRCNPWNKGGYDPVPDKVFKRKQKNQSNDTLQK